The following are encoded together in the Arcticibacterium luteifluviistationis genome:
- a CDS encoding anhydro-N-acetylmuramic acid kinase, whose protein sequence is MNPQIEKLYQVSQKSSRLIIGLMSGTSMDGLDVALCRFHNAGKKTSVELLEFETVPFDKSVKSEIRKVFAKQSIDFPLLCMLNPWIGNMHGEMVNNCLRKWSINASKIDAIASHGQTVMHQPKRLHGLEKYPNSTLQIGDGDHMATKTGILTLSDFRQKHCATGGEGAPLALYGDYLLFSSNKENRVLINIGGIANFTYLPANGDFEKVFATDSGPGNTIIDAYVQQHFNLPFDENAAIAKKGNLNETLLKRLKEHKYFKEQVPKTTGPELFNLAYIDSLITHISHEDVLKTLCHFTADTLCDCIIQNVDLREQTSLYLSGGGMHNPLLVELIKQRLPNVVIDKMDVLGISGDAKEAVLFAALANETLSGETGFQKPNNGLGSFSMGKISLPN, encoded by the coding sequence ATGAACCCACAGATTGAAAAGCTCTATCAAGTTAGCCAAAAATCATCTCGACTTATCATTGGTTTAATGTCAGGTACATCCATGGATGGGCTGGATGTTGCTTTGTGTAGATTCCATAATGCTGGAAAAAAAACAAGCGTAGAACTTCTAGAGTTTGAAACTGTTCCTTTTGACAAAAGCGTCAAGTCCGAAATAAGAAAAGTCTTTGCAAAGCAAAGCATAGATTTCCCATTGTTATGCATGTTAAACCCTTGGATAGGAAATATGCATGGTGAAATGGTTAATAATTGCCTTAGAAAATGGTCTATAAACGCCTCTAAAATCGACGCAATCGCTAGCCACGGGCAAACGGTGATGCATCAGCCAAAAAGGCTTCACGGCCTGGAAAAATACCCAAACAGCACGCTGCAAATTGGTGATGGAGATCATATGGCCACCAAAACAGGTATTTTAACGCTCTCCGATTTTAGACAAAAGCACTGTGCTACTGGCGGCGAAGGTGCTCCCTTAGCTCTTTATGGAGACTATTTGCTTTTCTCCTCCAATAAAGAAAACAGGGTTTTAATTAACATAGGCGGGATTGCCAACTTCACTTATTTACCTGCGAATGGTGATTTTGAAAAGGTTTTTGCAACAGACTCTGGTCCTGGTAATACCATTATTGATGCCTATGTCCAGCAACATTTCAACCTTCCTTTTGACGAAAATGCGGCAATAGCCAAAAAAGGTAACTTAAATGAAACGCTACTTAAAAGACTTAAAGAACATAAATATTTCAAAGAGCAGGTTCCTAAAACTACAGGTCCAGAGCTTTTCAATTTGGCATATATTGATTCATTAATTACTCACATAAGTCATGAGGATGTTTTAAAAACATTGTGCCATTTTACCGCAGACACTTTATGCGACTGCATTATTCAAAATGTAGATTTAAGAGAGCAAACAAGTCTTTACCTAAGTGGGGGAGGAATGCACAATCCGTTGCTTGTAGAATTAATAAAACAAAGGCTTCCTAATGTCGTTATTGACAAAATGGACGTTCTAGGCATTTCAGGGGATGCTAAAGAGGCCGTTCTTTTTGCGGCACTCGCTAATGAAACTTTATCAGGAGAAACAGGCTTTCAAAAGCCAAATAATGGACTTGGATCTTTTAGCATGGGTAAAATATCTCTTCCAAATTAA
- a CDS encoding dipeptidyl-peptidase 3 family protein has protein sequence MKKTIIAVLLASSIWACSSEKEAEVSEMQQKVNEYAEFTLTADLSHLSENQQKIIPILIEVAQIMDDIFWKEAYGDKSALLNSLTDEAAKTFVKYNYGPWDRLGGNEPFLEGVGPKPAGAQYYPQDMTKEEFEAFESDDKKSLYTLIRRDENGQLYTIPYHEAFKKEVERASELLKEAAALTEDIGFRRYLNLRSEALLTDDYLESDMAWMDMKSNKIDFVVGPIENYEDQLFNYKAAHEAYVLIKDTKWSERLAKFASFLPELQANLPVKAAYKTEKPGTDSDLNAYDVIYYAGDCNSGGKTIAINLPNDERVQLEKGTRRLQLKNAMKAKFDKILLPINELLIDASQQKHVTFDAFFANTMFHEVAHGLGVKNTINGKGTVRQALKEHSSALEEGKADILGLYMVTQLHKKGEIDGELMDYYTTFLAGIFRSVRFGATSAHGKANMIRFNYFKEQNAFSYDAQKGTYKVNFDEFQQAMNSLSEKILTLQGNGDYEGVGKLFDEMGVVGAELQKDLDRVGNAGIPRDIVFKQGVEVLGL, from the coding sequence ATGAAAAAAACTATCATCGCTGTTCTTCTTGCTTCGTCTATTTGGGCTTGTAGCTCTGAAAAGGAAGCTGAAGTATCTGAAATGCAACAAAAAGTAAACGAATATGCCGAGTTTACATTGACGGCGGACTTGAGTCACTTGTCTGAAAATCAGCAAAAAATAATTCCAATTTTAATAGAGGTAGCACAGATAATGGATGACATTTTCTGGAAAGAAGCTTATGGAGATAAGAGTGCCTTATTAAACAGTTTGACTGACGAAGCGGCTAAAACATTCGTAAAATATAATTATGGTCCTTGGGATAGGTTGGGTGGCAATGAGCCATTTTTAGAAGGTGTTGGTCCAAAACCGGCAGGAGCTCAGTACTATCCACAAGACATGACAAAGGAAGAGTTTGAAGCCTTTGAGTCGGATGACAAGAAGAGTCTTTACACCCTTATAAGGCGTGATGAAAATGGGCAACTTTATACAATTCCTTATCATGAGGCGTTCAAAAAAGAGGTGGAGCGAGCTTCTGAGCTGTTAAAAGAGGCAGCTGCCTTAACAGAAGATATTGGATTTCGTAGGTATTTAAATCTTAGGTCGGAAGCATTATTGACAGATGATTACCTAGAAAGTGACATGGCATGGATGGACATGAAGTCAAATAAAATTGATTTTGTGGTAGGGCCTATTGAAAATTATGAAGACCAATTATTCAACTATAAAGCCGCACATGAGGCTTATGTGTTGATAAAAGATACCAAATGGAGTGAAAGATTGGCAAAGTTTGCCTCTTTTCTTCCTGAGCTTCAAGCTAATTTGCCCGTAAAGGCAGCTTATAAAACAGAGAAGCCAGGAACAGATTCAGACTTGAATGCCTATGACGTCATCTATTATGCGGGTGATTGTAATTCAGGTGGTAAAACTATTGCTATTAATCTTCCTAACGATGAACGTGTGCAGCTTGAAAAAGGAACACGTAGGTTGCAGTTGAAAAATGCGATGAAAGCCAAGTTTGATAAAATCTTATTGCCGATTAACGAATTATTGATTGATGCTTCGCAGCAAAAACATGTCACCTTTGATGCGTTTTTTGCCAATACAATGTTTCACGAAGTGGCTCATGGTTTAGGTGTGAAAAACACCATCAATGGAAAAGGAACAGTTCGACAAGCACTTAAAGAGCACAGTTCAGCACTGGAAGAAGGAAAGGCTGACATTTTAGGGCTTTATATGGTAACGCAACTTCATAAGAAAGGAGAAATTGATGGGGAGTTGATGGATTACTACACCACTTTCTTGGCAGGTATTTTCCGTTCTGTGCGTTTTGGTGCTACCAGTGCACATGGCAAAGCAAACATGATAAGGTTCAACTATTTCAAAGAGCAAAACGCTTTTAGCTATGATGCTCAAAAAGGAACTTATAAAGTTAATTTTGATGAGTTTCAACAAGCGATGAATTCTTTATCAGAGAAAATATTAACCCTTCAGGGGAATGGAGATTACGAAGGCGTAGGAAAGCTATTTGATGAAATGGGAGTAGTTGGAGCAGAGCTTCAAAAAGACTTAGACAGGGTTGGTAATGCTGGAATACCTAGAGATATTGTCTTTAAGCAGGGTGTTGAGGTATTGGGTTTGTAA
- a CDS encoding putative oxidoreductase C-terminal domain-containing protein — translation MFKPKYVLSLLTSVIVMSCATTETAETSSKIKLITLDPGHFHSALVQKSMYDTVDSTVHIYAPESPDVNMHLDKINSYNARPESPTNWNSVVYKGDDFFEKMLAEKAGNVVMLAGNNKKKTEYISESINNGFNVFADKPMVINTAGFELLKSTFKTAKEKDLLVYDIMTERFEISTMLQKALSQIPSVFGELEKGTIENPAVTKESVHHFFKYVSGSPLTRPAWFFDVAQEGEGIVDVTTHLVDLVQWECFPEQIIDTNAISILEAKRWPTVLSKDDFQKVTKLEEYPDYLSPYIADDKLSSYSNGEINYTINGVHAKVSVIWNYKAPEGAGDTHYSIMRGTKANLIIRQGEEQGFKPTLYIQTLGETTEADLTTAFEALDKTFPGVSFEKQGDEYIVLIPDHYKEGHEAHFSRVTEKYLEYLQNRNMPAWEVPNMITKYYTTTKALEMALKN, via the coding sequence ATGTTCAAACCAAAATACGTTTTAAGTCTTTTGACTTCTGTAATAGTTATGTCTTGTGCCACTACCGAAACAGCAGAAACTTCCTCTAAAATCAAGCTGATCACCCTAGACCCTGGTCATTTTCATTCGGCTTTAGTGCAAAAATCTATGTACGACACTGTAGATAGCACAGTACATATTTATGCTCCTGAGAGCCCTGATGTCAATATGCACCTTGACAAAATCAATAGCTATAATGCAAGACCAGAATCTCCTACTAACTGGAATTCAGTAGTCTATAAAGGCGATGATTTCTTTGAAAAAATGCTTGCAGAAAAAGCAGGAAACGTAGTTATGTTAGCAGGCAACAATAAGAAGAAAACAGAATATATTTCTGAGTCAATTAACAACGGTTTCAACGTTTTTGCCGACAAACCGATGGTTATTAATACTGCAGGCTTTGAGCTATTGAAAAGCACGTTCAAAACAGCCAAAGAGAAAGACTTGCTTGTTTATGATATCATGACCGAAAGATTTGAAATAAGTACAATGCTTCAAAAAGCACTCTCTCAAATTCCTTCGGTTTTTGGAGAATTAGAAAAAGGAACTATTGAAAACCCAGCAGTTACGAAGGAATCTGTTCATCATTTCTTTAAGTATGTATCTGGCTCACCACTTACCAGACCAGCATGGTTTTTTGATGTTGCTCAAGAGGGTGAGGGAATCGTAGATGTTACCACGCATTTGGTTGACTTAGTACAATGGGAATGTTTTCCTGAGCAAATTATTGACACCAACGCTATCAGTATTTTAGAGGCAAAAAGATGGCCAACAGTTCTTTCAAAAGACGACTTTCAAAAAGTTACTAAGTTAGAAGAATACCCAGATTACTTATCGCCTTATATAGCGGACGATAAACTGAGCTCATACTCAAACGGAGAGATCAACTATACCATCAATGGTGTACATGCTAAAGTATCTGTTATCTGGAATTACAAAGCTCCTGAAGGTGCTGGCGATACACATTACTCCATCATGAGAGGAACAAAAGCCAACTTGATTATTAGACAAGGGGAGGAGCAAGGCTTCAAACCTACACTGTATATTCAAACTCTTGGCGAAACCACTGAGGCTGACTTAACCACAGCCTTTGAGGCACTAGATAAAACCTTCCCAGGTGTAAGTTTTGAAAAACAAGGTGATGAGTATATAGTTCTTATTCCAGACCATTACAAAGAAGGGCACGAAGCTCATTTTTCGCGTGTAACGGAGAAATACCTAGAATACCTTCAAAACAGAAATATGCCGGCGTGGGAGGTTCCAAATATGATTACAAAGTATTATACCACTACTAAGGCTCTTGAAATGGCATTGAAGAACTAA
- a CDS encoding phosphotransferase, with protein sequence MILTEELNRETEVYFREKGWLKAENELLGYAKAGEGNMNFVARVKTDSFSFIVKQSRAYVEKYKQVPAPIERIEVEHAFYEATSQSELISDFSPEILDFDKDNHVMVMEDLGEGTDFLGLYSGKIAVTKEEIVVLIKYMTALHGLKPSDFPDNADMKTLNHEHIFNYPYLEENGFDLNSVEEGLQELAMPLKQNEALKAKIKEIGDRYLAKGKTLLHGDFYPGSWLKVEDSLKVIDPEFAFMGDPEFDLGVMLAHFKLAGLSQELIDFTKSQYKKERSFDEKLLNEYIAVEILRRLIGLAQLPLGLNLDQKQALAYEATELILSK encoded by the coding sequence ATGATTTTGACGGAAGAATTAAATAGAGAAACGGAGGTTTATTTCAGAGAAAAAGGTTGGCTGAAGGCAGAAAACGAGCTACTGGGATATGCTAAAGCGGGCGAAGGAAATATGAATTTTGTGGCTCGCGTCAAGACCGATTCGTTTAGTTTTATTGTAAAGCAGTCTAGAGCTTACGTAGAAAAATACAAGCAAGTGCCTGCCCCTATAGAGCGAATTGAGGTGGAGCATGCATTTTATGAAGCAACTTCTCAATCAGAACTTATCAGTGATTTTTCACCAGAGATTTTGGATTTTGACAAAGACAATCATGTCATGGTCATGGAAGATTTGGGAGAGGGTACCGATTTCTTAGGACTTTATTCTGGGAAGATTGCCGTTACTAAAGAAGAGATAGTGGTTTTGATAAAATACATGACAGCTCTGCATGGTTTAAAGCCAAGTGACTTTCCTGACAATGCTGATATGAAAACCCTGAACCATGAGCACATTTTCAATTACCCGTATTTAGAAGAGAATGGTTTTGATTTGAATTCGGTAGAAGAAGGTCTTCAGGAATTAGCTATGCCTTTGAAACAGAATGAAGCATTAAAAGCAAAAATAAAGGAAATAGGAGATCGGTATTTGGCAAAAGGGAAGACATTGCTTCATGGAGATTTCTATCCTGGAAGTTGGCTAAAGGTGGAAGATAGCCTTAAGGTGATTGACCCTGAGTTTGCTTTCATGGGCGATCCTGAGTTTGATTTAGGGGTAATGCTAGCACATTTTAAATTGGCTGGACTGAGTCAAGAATTGATAGATTTCACGAAGAGTCAATATAAAAAAGAAAGAAGTTTTGATGAAAAGCTGCTGAACGAATATATAGCAGTTGAAATTTTAAGACGACTAATTGGCTTAGCCCAATTACCTTTGGGTTTAAACCTTGATCAAAAACAAGCTTTGGCATACGAAGCAACGGAATTGATATTATCTAAATAG
- a CDS encoding DUF6807 domain-containing protein: MKKNILLFAISLFAFQANSQKIASFKISPKAVSSYAMSYNVQVDLDKITFLNETQLSLIEVNENLRREVPFQIEKGKTRILHWQIDQDKTIGSLSYDLIKKKPATPSSKLVLRRENGSLKINGQNSTLLGYQYKFMPAPEGTDPAFGRSGFIHPLNTPKGDTLTWIQPDDHYHHYGLWNPWTHVLFEGDTLDFWNLNKKQGTVRFAQFLKQEDGPIFAEYAALHEHIVFKNGGEKVALNEVQNVRVFQPEKDLYVMDFSIDMSPAGDAPFHILEYRYGGFGWRATEAWNDKNSIVITSEGKSRKESDGSTAKWCIVQGELGENYGGAILMSYPTNFNHPEPLRIWPEGSNGDGDMFVNFAPTKNMDWVLEPNNTYNLKYRLIVFNGDMTAEKAEAAWQEYTNPIKIETETTLFK, encoded by the coding sequence ATGAAAAAAAACATATTGCTTTTTGCGATATCGCTCTTTGCCTTTCAGGCAAATTCTCAGAAGATTGCAAGCTTTAAGATTAGTCCTAAAGCCGTTAGTTCTTATGCAATGTCTTATAATGTTCAAGTTGACCTTGATAAAATTACCTTTTTAAACGAAACACAGCTTTCGCTTATTGAAGTAAATGAGAACCTTAGACGAGAGGTACCCTTTCAAATAGAAAAAGGAAAAACAAGAATACTGCATTGGCAAATAGACCAAGACAAGACTATTGGCTCTCTTAGCTATGACCTAATCAAAAAGAAACCTGCGACACCAAGCTCTAAGCTCGTATTAAGAAGAGAAAATGGCTCATTGAAAATTAACGGTCAAAACTCAACCTTACTTGGCTACCAATATAAATTTATGCCAGCTCCTGAAGGTACAGACCCTGCTTTTGGCCGTAGTGGATTTATTCACCCATTAAATACGCCAAAGGGAGACACCTTAACTTGGATTCAACCTGACGACCATTACCATCATTATGGCCTTTGGAATCCATGGACACATGTGCTTTTTGAAGGAGATACCCTAGACTTCTGGAATCTAAATAAAAAACAAGGTACCGTACGCTTTGCTCAATTTCTTAAGCAAGAAGACGGCCCCATCTTCGCTGAATATGCTGCCCTTCATGAGCATATTGTTTTCAAAAATGGTGGCGAAAAAGTCGCTCTTAATGAGGTTCAGAATGTACGCGTTTTTCAACCAGAAAAAGACCTTTATGTGATGGACTTTTCTATTGACATGAGCCCTGCAGGAGATGCCCCTTTTCACATTTTAGAATATAGATATGGTGGTTTTGGCTGGAGAGCCACGGAGGCTTGGAACGATAAAAACAGCATAGTAATAACCTCAGAAGGGAAATCAAGAAAAGAATCAGACGGCAGCACTGCCAAATGGTGCATTGTTCAAGGCGAATTAGGAGAAAACTACGGTGGGGCAATATTGATGTCTTACCCTACCAACTTTAATCACCCAGAACCTTTAAGAATATGGCCAGAAGGCTCCAATGGTGATGGTGATATGTTTGTAAACTTTGCTCCGACTAAAAACATGGACTGGGTTTTAGAACCTAATAACACCTACAATCTCAAATACAGACTAATAGTATTTAATGGTGATATGACCGCCGAAAAAGCAGAAGCTGCTTGGCAGGAATATACCAACCCAATAAAAATCGAAACAGAAACAACCTTATTCAAATGA
- a CDS encoding (Fe-S)-binding protein: MAYLAQIVFILALGTAAYFILRRAFLIKKTIQLGKAENRTDQPAKRFKNMLLIAFGQKKMFERPVVGLLHFLVYVGFILINIEVLEIVIDGIFGTHRVLAQPLGSFYPIVINFFEILAVGVILACVIFLIRRNVLKIERLHPSTSSEMDGWPAMDANIILVFEIALMMAFLKMNAADSILQSRGVGHFAEVNTGNFLISQTLVPILDNFSTGFLVFTERAAWWFHILGIMAFALFVTYSKHLHIALAFPNTYFANLGSRGEMSNMPAVTKEVKIMMELEQPGDETEEVGRFGAKDVEDLSWKSLMDAYSCTECGRCTSQCPANQTGKALSPRKIMMDTRDRLEDIQKGWLKNGYDFKDEKSLNGDYIKEEELLACTTCNACVEACPIQISPLDIILELRRYNVMEESKAPQSWNMMFQNLETSMSPWKFSPDDRFKWVEDMNA; this comes from the coding sequence ATGGCTTATTTAGCACAAATAGTTTTTATTCTAGCTTTAGGCACTGCTGCTTACTTCATTCTACGCAGGGCTTTCTTAATAAAGAAAACCATTCAGCTCGGAAAAGCAGAAAATAGAACAGACCAGCCGGCCAAGCGTTTTAAGAATATGCTATTAATAGCATTTGGACAGAAGAAAATGTTTGAAAGACCTGTAGTGGGTTTACTTCACTTTCTAGTTTACGTTGGTTTTATTTTGATAAATATTGAAGTTTTAGAGATTGTCATTGATGGTATCTTTGGAACACACCGTGTTCTAGCTCAACCATTAGGTTCTTTTTACCCTATCGTAATTAACTTTTTTGAGATTCTTGCAGTAGGCGTAATCCTAGCCTGTGTTATATTTTTAATAAGAAGAAATGTACTTAAAATAGAACGACTTCACCCTAGCACTTCCTCAGAAATGGATGGTTGGCCAGCTATGGACGCCAACATAATTCTTGTTTTTGAAATTGCCCTTATGATGGCTTTCTTAAAGATGAATGCTGCCGACAGCATCCTCCAAAGTAGGGGAGTGGGGCACTTTGCTGAAGTAAATACTGGTAACTTTTTGATTAGTCAAACCTTAGTTCCTATTTTAGATAATTTCTCTACTGGCTTCTTAGTCTTCACAGAAAGGGCTGCTTGGTGGTTCCATATCTTAGGTATTATGGCTTTTGCTCTTTTTGTAACTTACTCTAAGCACCTTCATATTGCCCTAGCTTTTCCAAATACCTATTTTGCCAACCTTGGTTCAAGAGGTGAAATGAGTAATATGCCGGCAGTCACTAAAGAAGTTAAAATCATGATGGAGCTAGAGCAACCTGGCGATGAAACAGAAGAGGTTGGTCGTTTTGGAGCAAAAGATGTAGAAGACTTGAGTTGGAAAAGCTTAATGGACGCCTACAGCTGCACAGAGTGTGGTAGATGTACTTCACAGTGCCCAGCAAACCAAACAGGAAAAGCCTTATCCCCTCGTAAAATCATGATGGATACGCGAGACCGCTTAGAAGATATTCAGAAAGGTTGGCTAAAAAATGGCTATGATTTTAAAGATGAAAAATCACTAAACGGCGATTATATAAAAGAAGAAGAGCTATTGGCATGTACCACCTGTAATGCCTGTGTAGAAGCTTGTCCTATTCAGATTAGTCCTCTTGATATTATTTTGGAGCTACGTAGGTATAACGTCATGGAAGAGTCTAAAGCTCCGCAATCTTGGAACATGATGTTCCAAAACTTAGAAACTAGCATGTCTCCATGGAAGTTTTCGCCAGATGACCGTTTCAAATGGGTTGAAGATATGAATGCTTAA
- a CDS encoding NUDIX domain-containing protein: MKVRVAGVIKEGNRVLTLRYNYGGVDVFALPGGNLEFGEELKEALKREYFEEIQIDIKVGEELLTAEVIREGEQTLHQIFECSINKGVPILNPAETTSLEVCWLEIDRIKEYNLYPNINIYLGEIDLANKYVGVIEQKWF, translated from the coding sequence TTGAAAGTAAGAGTAGCAGGTGTTATAAAAGAGGGAAATAGGGTTTTGACCTTACGGTATAATTATGGAGGAGTGGATGTTTTTGCTCTTCCTGGAGGAAACTTAGAGTTTGGAGAGGAACTAAAAGAGGCTCTAAAAAGGGAGTATTTTGAAGAAATACAGATTGATATTAAGGTGGGAGAAGAATTGCTTACCGCGGAGGTGATAAGAGAAGGAGAACAAACACTTCATCAAATATTTGAATGCAGTATAAACAAAGGAGTACCAATATTAAACCCAGCCGAGACTACCTCATTAGAGGTTTGCTGGCTTGAAATAGACCGAATCAAAGAATATAACCTTTATCCAAATATCAATATTTATCTTGGAGAAATAGATTTAGCCAATAAATACGTAGGTGTGATAGAACAAAAATGGTTTTAA
- a CDS encoding Gfo/Idh/MocA family protein: MKKIKTKAVNRRDFIKKTSMAVALPYIVPSTVFGKSAPSNKINIGQIGCGRIATSHDLPGTWQHDSARIMAVCDLDINRKEYAKKLVEGHYSKAGSTVDVKMYDDYREMLLNKDIDAVIVSTPDHWHSQPAIEAALAKKHVYLQKPTSLTIAEGRQLSDIVHRQGITLQVGTQQRSSPQFRYAAELVRNGRIGKIHTVKVGLPGDPGGPLAETGPVPAGFNYDMWLGSTPEMPYSEMLVHPQKGYGRPGWLRMDQFGAGMITGWGQHHYDSAAWGMNTEFTGPISVEAVAEFPKSGSWNVHGDFMVKAEYENGITMLTSGGFPNGIRYEGSEGWIFVTRGAYRATASDPIPENGGVKSLDASDPSLLTSVIGKDEIHLYKSDEQHGNWLDCIQSGKQPISPVEKGHRACSVCLVSHIAMKLPRKLEWNPKAERFVNDDAANSMLSRPQRFPYGTNYVKM; the protein is encoded by the coding sequence ATGAAAAAAATAAAAACAAAGGCAGTAAACAGAAGAGACTTCATAAAAAAGACCTCTATGGCGGTGGCATTACCCTACATCGTACCATCTACGGTTTTTGGTAAAAGTGCTCCTAGTAACAAAATAAACATTGGCCAGATTGGCTGTGGAAGAATAGCCACAAGTCATGACCTTCCTGGTACATGGCAACATGATTCGGCGAGAATTATGGCTGTTTGTGACCTAGATATAAACAGAAAAGAATACGCTAAAAAATTAGTAGAAGGACATTATTCCAAGGCCGGCTCAACGGTGGATGTTAAAATGTATGACGACTATCGTGAAATGCTTTTAAATAAAGACATTGACGCAGTAATTGTCAGTACACCTGACCATTGGCATTCTCAGCCAGCTATTGAAGCAGCATTGGCAAAAAAACACGTTTACCTTCAAAAGCCAACATCATTGACTATTGCCGAAGGCCGTCAACTTAGTGATATTGTACACCGTCAAGGCATTACTTTACAAGTAGGTACACAGCAGCGTTCTTCACCTCAGTTTAGATATGCTGCCGAGTTAGTAAGAAACGGAAGAATAGGAAAGATACACACCGTAAAAGTCGGTCTTCCTGGCGACCCTGGAGGTCCCTTGGCAGAAACAGGACCTGTTCCTGCTGGCTTTAACTATGATATGTGGTTAGGCTCAACGCCAGAAATGCCATACTCTGAAATGCTGGTTCACCCTCAAAAAGGATATGGGAGACCTGGTTGGTTAAGAATGGACCAGTTTGGTGCTGGTATGATTACAGGCTGGGGACAACATCATTATGACTCCGCAGCTTGGGGAATGAACACAGAGTTTACGGGTCCTATTTCGGTAGAGGCCGTAGCTGAATTCCCTAAATCAGGCAGCTGGAACGTACATGGCGACTTCATGGTAAAAGCAGAATACGAAAATGGAATTACCATGCTTACCAGCGGTGGTTTTCCTAACGGAATCAGATATGAAGGTAGTGAAGGCTGGATTTTTGTAACTCGTGGAGCTTACAGAGCCACCGCATCTGACCCAATTCCAGAAAATGGCGGTGTAAAATCGCTAGATGCTAGCGACCCAAGTCTATTGACATCGGTGATAGGTAAAGATGAGATTCACCTTTATAAAAGTGACGAGCAGCACGGAAACTGGCTTGATTGTATTCAGTCGGGTAAACAGCCTATCTCTCCAGTAGAAAAGGGGCACAGGGCTTGTTCTGTATGCTTAGTAAGCCATATTGCTATGAAACTTCCTCGTAAACTAGAGTGGAATCCTAAGGCAGAACGATTTGTAAATGATGACGCAGCAAATTCCATGTTAAGCAGACCACAGCGTTTCCCTTATGGTACTAATTATGTGAAAATGTAA